The Aythya fuligula isolate bAytFul2 chromosome 1, bAytFul2.pri, whole genome shotgun sequence nucleotide sequence TGTTGGTAAAGCCCTTCATTGCCCCGGCCCATATGAGCTATAGTAAAACACTGTTGCATTTGAATAATTTCCTGAATCTTTGCATCTTTGTTCCAGGTGAAGAATAGGTACATTAGGTGTGTATTTTATCCAAATGTAGCAAGTCTTCAGTGCATGTGTGCAAGGTTAGgcttgcagctgcagaaaaacatcGTTATGGAGGGCTTTATCCCCAAAATGGGTCACCTTCCTCTGAAGTGTGAAATTTGAGTGATTGACCTAGACAGGTGggaacccccccaaaaaaaaatattttaaagggagATATGACATGTGCAAATATATTAGTTTTAGGCAAGGCCTGACACTCTCAGATGTAAATCtatggaaaactggaaaaaatattgaacaCTTTGCAAGTGAAGGGACTTGTATAGACTTCTTATTTCAAACTCCctgttcatttaatttaatgtgttttgcCCTTGCTCCTCTAGGACCACCCAGTGCCCCTGCAGAAGAGCGATCGGGAACACCAGACAGCATcgcttcctcctcttctgctgccCACCCCCCTGGTGTTCAGCCACAGCAGCCAGCGTACCCCGGAACACAGCCACAGACGGGTCAGGTGGAAGGTGAGCAGCAactttttctgctattttagaCATGGATCATGATGTATGAATCTACATAGTTATTAGCTACCACTTCGAATTAGCAGACCCAAAATCGATACCAAAGTACGCGTTGATCTGTCCCACCAGGCAGAAATTCTTTTCTCCCAGATGCCATTCAATATATAAACAGCAGGTGGAGCAGTACCTTTATTTAAAAGGGTAGGTGATGTAAATGAATAGGAGTTTCATGGCACTATTTTCTACTTGCATCCATGCTCATTTTCCTGGAAAGCAAACTTATAATATGCTGCACTATAAAGCTATCAGAAGATCTTAGATCATATTCCACGTGTTGTGTCAAGGAATGATTGTAGTTGCTTTCACTTAACCAACAGTTTTCTGGCTCGTTTTGTATGAGTTCAAGGTGTTGTTTACTGATCATTTCTATCTAACAAAACAGAGCCATTATGGTATTATTATTGTACGTATGGCTCTGTTAGCCAGGTGAAATCTTAAATACTCATGTATGCATTGCAGTTTTCCTGCAGAACTTCTGAGTGTGAATTGGCTCTCCTGTGAAGCTTAGGGGCTTGATTTACAGTCTTTGGACTATGCCCTCTTACATGTTGTTtgacttctaaaaataaacctaaGTTTTCTAAGAGCACAAACCTGCATAGATCAGGACAAAACTGTCTGTAGTCTGACTTGCTTTGGTACCTGTACATCCGTACGAGGTACATTATACAGTTGTTCCCCTTTGCTACTTTCTTTACCAATATAACGCAGAGGCAAATATAAGAGACATTGGTGATTGTGATCAGAGTCACAGTCACTTGAAATACCTTGGCTGAATGTTATTGAGTAGAGGATTTGAGCAACGTGTAGTTAGGtctgtttttaagcaaacaTGAAAGCTGTTGGCTGAAGTGGAGTGTATAAAAACACTTGGTTTGCTGCTTGCAGCTTTTAATGCTTAGTTCCCTTAGAATTTCAGAGTGATACAAATGAGACAAGGAGAGTCATCATCACAGCTTAAAGCTGCAATAACTGTTTGGTGTCTGATATGCCTAAAAGTTGTTTTGGAAAACGATTCTTCAGGTTCTTCTGTCAGCAGCCAGGAAActtaatattcaaaatatttttttctcagttactgaatttctgtttttatgagtTTCACCTTCTGATCTTTAATGAAATAAGTTAGgagatttttttaagtgttgatGTTAAACTAGAACTGAAACAATGAAGTGAAACTCGTAAAGGCACTAGCAGCAGTAGGTTGGAATCCTGAATCGCTGTTaacacaaaggaaggaaaaactacTTCCTAGTGAAGAAAGAAGCAGTGAAACTGCGCCATAGTGGCTGagtcacattaaaaaaaagtacttatttcagcaaaattcaTCTTAGGAAATAAATCGTCAAAGTTCATGTATCGGAGTGGGTTTAATAATGTTTCTAAATTTGTGTCAAAGTAAGTATAATAAttctaaaaacaacaaaaatcacaaaactgcGCTATACCTTTGCCCAAggcctttttttctgcatgtaaaAATATAACTGTGCAAATAATGAAGGTTTTTAGTCTGTAGTTTatgcaattttttattattgtactGTAATAAAGGgtagttaggcattggaatgggctgcctggagaagtggttgagtcaccatccctggaggtctttaaaagacgtttagatgttgaacttcttagtgatgtggtttagtggaggacttgctagtgttgggtcagaggttggactcgatgatcttggaggtctcttccaacctaggtgattctgtgagagAAAATTCTGTGAGAGAAATACTTTATTACTAAATTTGCTTTACTCTGGATAACATTAGGTTGGTTCAGTTCTTGGGAAGAGATTGGAGGTCAGTATTACGCTTTGATCATAGAGATAGTACTGGGGAGCAGTTAACACCATCCATTGTATACATATGGCAAATAGCAGTCACGCACCAAAATTTGGTAATGTAGCAAATTATCAGCTTCCAAATTTTTTCATAAGCTATGTTGTATAAAGTGCTCAAGGACTTTCCTTTGAAACACAGTGTTACCTGGTGTCTCCACCAGGTGCCAGTGTGGTCTCTGTGTTAGCCTATAGGCAATTACCTGAGACAGGCAGCCTCCTGCTGGGCCTCCCAGAGCTTCTAACATCTGGCTTTAAAAATtggaagctgtttttttattgttattgtttttgtggatttttttttgtttagctaTCAAGGCAACAGGCTTAAATTCTCTCCAGCCCTTGTGCTCAGTACTCTTTTCATCTCATGATAATTGTGTACCAAATACAAATGTGAATGGTTAGTGGGAATATAAAATGTCATTGCTTCAGCTGCAAATAAGccagaattaaaaggaaatacgGAGTTCTGCTAAAGCAGCACTCCCAGGGATGTGGGAGGACTTGGAGCAGAGCTGTTGTTAAATGTGTTGGTGCAATTCAGAAGATACAGTTTACAGTTATACAGTCTGTTGGTCTTTACAGGATGAATAATGGTACAGTAACACATCATAGTAGTAAATTTTCCAAGTTTGCTTCAGTTTAGCTAAGCTTTAGCTTGACAGATAATTAGTTTTGTTCTTTGACTGTgaatgttattaaaatgaaaaacagcagaagcataAAGCCTAACCAGGGCCCATACGTTGTCTAAACAAATATTCTGCCTCTACTTgccaagaaaatggaaaaagtaaacTTAGGGAAAATTAGCATTGAATTGGAATATCCGATCTTAAGAatgtatggttttatttttgttttagggAGTATACCCCCGGGTCTCTTAAGAAAATGTGGCTTGCAGCAAGTCAGATATTAAGAGATGGATGACCTGTCTAGAAAATGTGGTCAGAATAATGTATCGCTCTGCTGATACTACTTTGGTACAGAAATAGTCTTAATAACCTAATATAAACAGACGATCTGAGGACATGTTTAACTTTTGAAGTACTTTAGTTTACACAGTAAGTTCTGGAGCAGTTATCAAGCCATATAAAGATTCCTGCTCTGTTACACACCAGTGTAGTGCTAATGACGGTGTATGGCTGCTGATATCCCTTGAAGATGTGAAATAGTAAGCCTCACATCAAACTAGAAGTattaattttgtcttcagaatgGTATGGTTCAGAAACTAAAATCTGTAATTTAGTTTCAGTTGGTAATTAGGTGACACACATGCTCAAACTTCACCGCCttcagattttaagaaaaattttcACATGCTGTGAGTTTATTTCTGCACTTCGAACCATTGGGATGTTTTCCATCTTGTGTTTGTAATACAGCTCGGGTGCTAGGCCTCAACTAAACAAGTTCTCACCCCACAGGCCAGATGTACCAACAGTACCAACAGCCCGGTTATCCTGCCCAGCAGCCGCAGGCTCAGCCTCAGCAGCAGTACGGTATGCAGTACCCAGGTAAGCAGCGCCCCCAAACAGTGCCATGGCTGTATGAGCTCTCCTTCGGCACCTGACCCTGTGAGCTTTGGTTCCTAAATACGTGGGGCAGCTCAGGGTGCCGAGTGGCTGTGGTTCTGGTAAGGACTGGCATGAATCAAAACTCACTAGTTAGAGAGCACTGTGgctatgtgtatttttattagaGTAGGAGCTTGGGTGTCTCAATCCTACTTGACTGTGACCCAacagacttatttatttattagcagAATGCATTGGTTGAAAAAAGTAGTGAAATAAATCACCTGAAGCGTAAGCAGTCTTCAGGATTAATTAATGGCTGCAATCCTGGGATTCTAGTAAATAACTAAAACAGTCCAATGTAGCTTACTTAAATATTGGAGGTATATGAAGATGGATCCCATTTCTTGCATTTAGGACAATCTTGATGTATACAATTTAATGGTGTGATCACTAATTATAGCTGTTGTTATGGTGTTTATAAGAGCTAAGGGTTTACTAAATTTTGGAGGAACTTCAAGTGATAggcttttttggttttaagtTGTAGATGTTACTGATACTTCAACtagaagtgctgctgcttttgacaGGAGACCATTTTATTGCATTAGCAGTTTAGCTGCAAATAAGAAAAGCTAGGTTTTGCATATATCCAAAATATACTCAACTGCAGAATTTCCAATTATTTACTTTAGCAGAAGGAGACATCTAATAATGGATAGTATATTCTAGGAAACATAATCCAGCTAAAGTAGAGGGATGAATATATAATAGCAGGATTCCTTAACAAATCTCCAATTTAATACTTCTAGAAAATGGTAACAAGCACTTCTCATTCCTTATTTTAATGTagattgtttaaaacaaacGAAAGACTCCCATACTGTTGAGTGACTCAGAACACAGCctgtaaggctttttttttgcacaatgTATACAGTGGAAGCGCATCAGTTTTGATGTAGATGAGAACATTTGCAGAGCTTATGAAAAAACTCCTATGTTTATCTTGGATGAGAACCCTAGAAAACTTGGAACTGAAGGTTTGTGCCTCATCCCTTGTTCCTGGGCTCTGTGCAAGAGCTGACTGATTTGAGTCTCTAAGTGGTACTTTGTTCCCTGCAGACACCTCGCTTTTGTAATTAGAAGACCGTGACAGACTTCCAACAGTTTTGTTACTTATGCTGAAATTAGACTTGAGAAAGTGAAAGGGTCTATCTTTGTTTAGACTTAAAAACTtgagtagagaaaaaaaaaattacttaccAGTAATATCTTACCGTGATCTAATCCCCAGTTGTACTGGAGAAGTTCCTGTGGAATTTGTAGTGTGATGTGAGTTCAGCATTCCTAGTTCTTCACAACATGCTCCAGTATGTTTCCCCTGACTTATTCCATGATTAGCCAAATCAgaaacaggttttgtttgttgatgTTGTACCTGTGAGTATTATCTCCTTTCAAACCCATGTCCCCCAAGAGCAGGATCCATTCCCACTCTGTCCAGTAGATCCACTAGGCAACAATGTGCTTATTTACTCACAGTAGTGAAAACGGACCCTTCCAAGGTTCGTCTCATGAGTAAATTTTGACCCCAAGTTTCAAGgtgagttcaaaatttactcCAATGCATTCTTCAATCCTTGCTCTTTCTGTTTAGGGCTGTGCACTTTTAATAATTTGTGTATCTGGTGTTTAATGCTGACAGGATTCCAGTCAAAGGAGAGTTTTCATTGCAAGTAGCTGCAGGTGTGTTTCATGATGGATAAAAGTAGCTATTTCTTCCTTAAAGgactttttgttattttaaagtcttcaaaaagaaaaaaaatccttttggaAGCTGGTTTTGTACAGAGAAATCAAGTTTGGTACATGTTTAAATGGAAGTTTtgtactgaagtgtttttttctgcacaacTACTTTCATATTTAACTCTACGTTTAAAGATCTGAGTACATCTATGATTTAACCAAAGATATGATTTAAGAGTACGAAGCCTTAACAATGTTTCCTTAAgagtttggttttagttttttgGTTGGGAAAAAAGGGTAAATTTTGGCCTTACCTGCCAAggaagactttttatttttaatgtgacgCGATGATACAATCCTGTTCGTCCTTTTGTTAAGTTCTTGTCAGCTGTGGGAGAACTACTTTATACTGCTccttctgctgttgctgttctgctgtttgTAGTGCACCCAACCCAGGCCGTGTGCTTTCGTGCGAAAGGCAGGAACCCTCGGGGTTCGTTATTGTTTGCCTTTTCTGTGCTTACTGCGTGATTTTGTGCCGTCACCGTGGTCATTTAAAGATGTACGTATGGCTATACGCGCCCGCGGTTCCTTGCTGTGCCTCACCACTGTGCTCCTTACCTTTCCAGCCGGCTACAGTCAGCAGCAAACCCCTTCGCAGCCAGCGCAGCAGTTCCCGGGGGCCTACAGCCAGCAGGCGACCCCGGCCCCAGCCGCCACCTTTGCCGGGCAGCCGCAGCAGCTGCCGGGGCAGCAGCCGCAGCAGTACCCGGGGGGCAGCTTCCCCCCGCAGCCCTACACCACGCAGGCCTCCCAGCCGGCCCCATACAGCGGCCCCCCGGGCTCCCAGGCGGCGCCCGGCACCTACCAGCGCCCCGGCTTCACCCCGCCGCCCGGCAGCACCATGACCCCGCCGCCCAGCGGGCCCACCAACCCCTATGCCCGCACCCGGCCCCCCTTCGGCCCCCAGGGCTATGCCCAGCCCGGGCCCGGCTACCGGTAAGGAGCTGCCGCGGGGCGCGGGCGACTCGCACCCACACCTGCCATCCCCACAGACTCCGGTGGTCTCAGCAGAGGTTCCCAAACTGTAACGGGGCGAAACGCTCTTCCTAAGTGTCGGTTATAGaggctgctggggtgggggaaTGACCACACGAATCGTTCCTGCTTTAAATTGTATCTGCTTCCTAGTTTAAGTTGGGGCCGGGTTGGTTTTGGGAAACAATGCCTAACTGTCTGTAAAGTGATTGACATCCTAGCTTGCCTTGTTTGAAGGATATTAAATTGCTAGTTGGAAGTTTAGCCCACTTATCAGGCTTGTTCTTACTAATGACATGATGTACTAAATTAGATTCATTCCAGAGGTAAAACTAGATATGATGTATTATAAATTGTAATGCTCACATGGAAAGCTAATAAAACCCCCCTGAATCTATTACTTGCCTGGTCTTGATTTAAAATTTAGATAATACGGAACAAGAAAACTACATTAAGACATCTGCACACCTAGCCTGCCCACTTACGTAGGAAAATATCAGTGGTGCTCAGGTCTGTAAGTCAAGAGACATTTTTAGGTGAGTAAATGGAGAAATGTTGTGACTAGATTGCTTTTGCAGAGGTTGTGTGCTACTATTATTAATTAATTGCCAAGTAACTCTTTTACTAAATGAGTAAGAACTAACATATAAAATCTTAGAACTAACCTCTTACCATTTTCACTTTAACAAGGGCAGGGGGAAGAACCGGTTTATTACTTGAAAAATTAAGCCAAAtccatattttaaatgaagaactCTCCAAAAGGAACAACTTAGCATAAGTTCTTTGCCACCCAGAAAAACCTGGGAGCACAGTGCTAGTGACTCAGTGTTATGCCAAGAAAAGGCAGATCAAGAGCTGTAAAAAATTCAACAAACAGCAATGGGCAAAACATTCTCTTAGAACTATTTTCCATCTTATGGATTCTAGGAATACATAAAACTAAAGAGTAGGgaacaaaaaaatgaactggAACACACTGCTTGAACTCCTATAAAGACAAGTTAGGAAATAAAGTGAGCAAAACACATTCCTACCTTCAGCATTCTTAAATACTGTTGCTTTCAGATCAGGCATGGATTTATCCAGTAAACTGCAACACGTAACTACTGCTGGTGCTTGTCAGACCTACCACTTCAGGTGCTCATCAAACTAACAAGGTCCTGTTCCAGAATGAACTGCTTCCTGTAATAATAACAATTGCCACAGAAACTAATACTTGTTTTCATGTAAAACAATGAGAAAcacttgattaaaaaatattttattcgGCGTACAGTGTACCTGCAATGTACTTTATAAGGCATTTTCTATAAATGACTATTTCTACTTTATATATATCTGGGTGTTcctgttcatatttttttttcaatacattaATAATGTAATgaataacactttttaaaaaaaactacaTCTCTTTATTTAGTTCATAAATGTTCAAGCAGTACAATAGCTTTGGGAGAGGTTTTAACTGCTGTAAAGCACTTTTAACAGTTTAGTTAACACTATTTCCCATTTGTCCCCAACAAAcaatgttttaaagcttttttttttttttttttaaataaaacaaacctgaTTATGCTGTTATGactagcttattttttttccatttcacttaTCTTTCCAAACCCTCCTTGCACTGTACATACACTTGGTTTTTGAACCATGAAGTTTCTCTGAAAACTTACATTTTCATGAAAAGCCACGGCAATGGAGCCcagtttaattattattattatttttattattattcagtgTATGTATGTACCTGTCTGCTTTAATTAGAGTAAAGCAAACCACTGCCAAGTTATTGGGTAACAGTTCTAAATCCTTAGTCATAGGCTGATCATACTGTTTTGCTGGAGGTGAAGCTtgcatatgaaaacaaatatggaaaaaaaatacggaaaaaaaatactaaccTGACTGTTTAAAGCTGCACATACTATAAACCTGCTTCAGTGTCTAGGCACGAATATAAACTGTTTGTACATGTAAAGAGAAAGCGCTTCAAGTTTACTGGTTGCAGGATATTAAAAGTTGTAGGGTCTTTTCTATAATTTACGAAGGGGGAGACATTACAGATTTATCTGGACAGATAGCTTATGGCACTTACTTAATTATAATAAGACcagtgaa carries:
- the TFG gene encoding protein TFG, giving the protein MNGQLDLSGKLIIKAQLGEDIRRIPIHNEDITYDELVLMMQRVFRGKLLSNDEVTIKYKDEDGDLITIFDSSDLSFAIQCSRILKLTLFVNGQPRPLESNQVKYLRRELIELRNKVNRLLDCLEPPAEPGVSTNLPESDAVDGREEKPAAADANVKPSTQVIAASMSAFDPLKNQDEISKNVMSAFGLTDDQVSGPPSAPAEERSGTPDSIASSSSAAHPPGVQPQQPAYPGTQPQTGQVEGQMYQQYQQPGYPAQQPQAQPQQQYGMQYPAGYSQQQTPSQPAQQFPGAYSQQATPAPAATFAGQPQQLPGQQPQQYPGGSFPPQPYTTQASQPAPYSGPPGSQAAPGTYQRPGFTPPPGSTMTPPPSGPTNPYARTRPPFGPQGYAQPGPGYR